A segment of the Streptomyces sp. L2 genome:
TCAACGCCTCGATGTAGGTGCGGTGTTCGAGCAGGGAGCGCACTGCCCGCTCCAGGCCGGGCGTGGCGTCCACCGCGTGGGTGGGGGTGCTGGAGCCGGCGACGGCGACCCGGCGGACGCCGTCCCAGGGGTCGAGGCCCTGCTCGATCAGCTCCGGGAAGATCCAGCGGTTGCCGGCGTCCGCCGCGGCGTCGAGAGTGGCGCGGCCGACGGCGACGTGGTCGGGGGTGTTCCAGTAGACCCCGCCCCAGGTGTCGCGGTGGTTGAGGGTGATGACGAGTTCGGGCCGGTGGCGGCGGATCGCGGCGGCGATGTCGCGGCGCAGCGCGGGCCCGTACTCGACGACCCCGTCCCGGTGGTCCAGGAACTCCACCGAGGTGACGCCGACGACGGCCGCGCTCGCCCGCTGCTCACGCTCGCGCAGGGGGCCGCAGGTGGCGGGGTCGAGGGTGTCGATGCCGGCCTCGCCGCGGGTGGCGAGCACATAGGAGACCTCGCGTCCGGCGTCGGTCCAGGCGGCGACGGCCGCCGCGCACCCGTACTCCAGGTCGTCGGGGTGCGCGACCACGGCTAGGGCGCGCTGCCAGTCGTCGGGCAGGGATTTCAGCTGGGTGCTCACCGGCTCGGTCATGGACCCGAGCCTATGCGGCGGGGCCCCGCACGCAACCGCGTTCTCCCGGCCGCCGGCCGGGGCCGGGGCCGGGGCCGGTACCGGAGCGGCCGGCGCTGGAGCGGCCGGTTCCGGGCCGACGGGTGCCGGAGCGGCCGGCGCTGGAGCGGCCGGCGCTGGAGCGGCCGGCGCTGGAGCGGCCGGCGCTGGAGCGGCCGGCGCCGGGCCGACCGGCGCCGGAGCGGCCGGCGCCGGAGCGGCCGGCGCCGGGCCGACCGGTGCCGGAGCGGCCGGTGCCGGAGCGGCCAGTGCCGGAGCGGCCAGTGCCGGAGCGGCCAGTGCCGGAGCGGCCAGTGCCGGAGCGGCCAGTGCCGGAGCGGCCAGTGCCGGAGCGGCCAGTGCCGGAGCGGCCGGTGCCGGAGCGGCCGGCGCCGGTCAGCGCGCCGTCAGGCTGGAGCGGCGTACGACGAGTTCCGGCTGGAGGACGACCCGCCGGTGCTCGTGCGGCTGTGTGCCCTCGCCCTGCTCGGTCTCCTCCAGGAGGAGCTCGGCGGCCAGGGAGCCCATGGTGACGGCGGGCTGCCGTACGGAGGTCAGCGGTACGGCCGCCGCGGCGGCGAACTCGATGTCGTCGTAGCCGACGATGGCCAGGTCGTCCGGGACGACCACCCCGGCCGCGTACAGGGCCTGGAGGACGCCGAGGGCGAGGAGGTCGTTGGCGCAGAAGACGGCGGTGGGCCGGTCGGCGAGGCCGAGCAGGCGGGCGCCCGCGTCCCGGCCGGCGGCCACGTCGAGGCGTTCGGTGGGCAGTTCGCGCAGGGCGCCGGGGCCGAGCCCGGCCTCCGCGAGGGCCTGCAGCGCTCCGGTGCGGCGGTCGCGGACCTGGTTGAGGCCGGGCGGGCCGCTGACGTAGGCGAGGGACCGGTGCCCGGCGTCCACGAGGTGGCGGACGGCCAGGGCGCCGCCGGTGACGTCGTCGACGGAGACCGAGCACTCGGTGGTTCCCTCGGCCACCCGGTCGACGAGCACGAAGGGGATGTCGTGCCGGCGGAAGGCGTCGATGTTGCGGCCGGTGGCGTCGGCGGGGGTGAGCAGCACGCCCCGCACCCGCTGTTCGGCGAAGAGTGCCAGGTACTCGGCCTCCTCGGCGGCGTTCTGCGCGCTGTTGCAGACCATCACGCCCAGACCGGCGGCGCGGGCGGCGCGCTCGGCGCCGCGCGCCACGTCGACGAAGAAGGGGTTGCCCATGTCCAGCACGAGCAGGCCCATGATCCGGCTGCGGCCCGCGCGCAGCTGGCGGGCGGACTCGCTGCGGACGTAACCGAGCCGGTCGATGGCGGCCAGGACCCGGGCGCGGGTCTCGCCGGCGACGGTGTCCGGGCGGTTGATGACGTTGGACACCGTGCCCACCGACACTCCGGCGGCGCGGGCGACATCCTTGATACCCACCGACTGGGCCATCGGGTTCCAGACCTCCAGCAGGGGACGAGGGGCGGGCGGTGGGAAGGCCCTCTCGGGGCCGGAAGGGCCTTCACATTACCGTCATGACGGGCAGGACTGCCCCGGTCGGGCGAGGTGGAACACGTGGTACCGCCCCGGCGTCAGAAGTCGAACTGGTCGATGTTCCTGGCGTCGAACACGGTGGGCTTGCCCAGGTTGACGGCGCCGTCCTTGCCGAGGGTGTAGCTGGTCGAGCCGGCCTGGAAGGTCTCGCCCTCCTTGCCGGTGATCTGCCCGGACGCCAGGGCGACGGCGGTACGCGCGGCCAGATCGCCGAGCTTGGCCGGGTCCCACAGCTCGAAGGCGTCGACGGTGCCGTTCTTGACGTACTTGCGCATGTCGTTGGGGGTGCCGAGCCCGGTCAGCTTGACCTTGCCCTTGTACTTGGAGCCGGACAGGTACTGCGCGGCCGCCTTGATGCCGACGGTGGTCGGGGAGATGATCCCCTTCAGGTCCGGGTGCTCTTGGAGCAGGCCCTGGGTCTGCTGGAAGGAGGCCTGCGCGTCGTCGTTGCCGTAGGCGATCTTGACGAGCTTGACGTTCTTGTACTTGGGGTCCTTCAGCTCGTCCTTCATGTAGCCGATCCAGGTGTTCTGGTTGGTCGCGGTCTGCGCGGCGGACAGGATCGCGATCTCGCCCTTGTACCCGATCTGCTCGGCCATCAGCCGCACCTCCGTGCGGCCCAGGTCCTCGGCTGAGGCCTGCGACACGAAGGCGTTGCGGCAGCCGGGGTTGGTGTCGGAGTCGTAGGTGACGACCTTGATGCCGTTCTTCATGGCCTGCTTCAGCGCCGTGCACAGCGCGCCCGGGTCCTGCGCGGAGACGGCCATGGCGTCGACCTGCTGCTGGGTGAGGGTGTTGACGTAACTCACCTGCCCGCTGGTGTCGGTGGCACTGGAGGGCCCGACCTCCTTGTACGACTCCCCCAGTTCGGCGAGTGCCTTCTGCCCACCCCTGTCGGCCGTGGTGAAGTACGGGTTGTTGACCTGCTTCGGCAGAAACCCGACGGTCAGCCCCTTCTTGATGGCGGCATTCGGATCGGCCTTCCCGGCACTGACGGCGGCCCCGCCATCGTCCTTGACATCGCTCTTGGTGGTACCGCCACAGGCGGAAAGGGCGAGAGAGGTCACGGCGAGGAGGCAGAAACAGGTACGACGGCGAAACGCGGTGCGCATACGAAGGGTCCTTTACAACGAGGGCGAGTACAAGCGCCCCGAAGGGGGCGCGGGGAACTGCGCGACCAGCCACAACGGCCCCGCAGCCAACAACGGCCTACCCGGCGGAGCCGAACGCCCTGGCAAGGGCAACCTGCCGAGCCACGCGGGGCCCCAGCACGGACACGACCAACAACACGCCGGTGACAACGATCTGCGACTGCGCGGAAACGTTCAGCAGACTCATCACGTTCTGCGACGCCCCCAGCAGGAACACCCCGGCGACCGCACCCCCCAGCGTCCCCTTCCCTCCGTCGAAGTCGATCCCGCCCAGCAGCACCGCGGCGACGACGGAGAGTTCGAGGCCCGTGGCGTTGTCGTAGCGGGCGCTCGCGTAGTGCAGGGCCCAGAAGACGCCGGTCAGGGCGGACGTGAACCCGGTGGCGACGAACAGCAGCAGCTTGGTGCGCCTGACCCGGATGCCTGCGAACCGCGCCGCCTCCTCGCTCGCGCCGACCGCGAACAGCGACCGGCCGAACGGGGTGGCGTGCAGGACGACGACGGCGACGGCGAGCAGCACCAGGAAGGGCAGGAAGGCCTGCGGCAGGAACGTGTCGCCGAGCCGGCCGGCCGCGAAGTCCAGGTACCGGGTGGGAAAGTCGGTGACCGCGTCGGAGCCGAGGACGATCTGGGCGATGCCCCGGTAGGCGGCGAGGGTGCCGATGGTGACGGCGAGGGAGGGCAGCCCGAGCCGGGTCACCAGCAGGCCGTTGACCAGCCCGCAGCAGATCCCGAGCAGCAGGCACAGCGGGGTGATCGTCTCGATGGCCAGGCCCGCGTTCCACAGTCTGCCCATGACCGCGCCGGACAGGCCCGCCGTGGAGGCGACGGACAGGTCGATCTCGCCGGCGACGACCAGCAGGGTCATCGGCAGGGCGATCAGCGCGATGGGGAGGGTGTTGCCGAGGAGGAACGACAGGTTGAGGGCGTTGCCGAAGCCGTCCACGAAGCCGAAGGACAGCAGGAGCAGGACGATCAGGAGCGCGCCGACCACCGTGTCCCAGCGGATGGCGCGGGTCAGCGACTCAGGCATGGCGGGCGTTCCTCTTCTTCAGGGCCTGGGCCACGCGCAGGACGACGATCCGGTCGGCCAAGATGGCGAGGAGGAGCAGGATGCCGTTGATGGCGAGCACCCAGACGGAGCTGACGCCGAGGGCGGGCAGCACGCTGTTCACGGAGGTGAGCAGCAGGGCGCCGAGCGCGGCGCCGTACACGCTGCCGGAGCCGCCGGTGAAGACGACACCGCCGACGACGACGGCGCTGACGACGGTGAGTTCGTAGCCGTTGCCGGTGCCGGAGTCGACGTTGCCGAACCGGGCCAGGTAGAGCGCGCCGGCGAGGCCGGCGAGGCCGCCGCAGAAGGTGTAGGCGGCCAGGATCCGCTTGCGCACCGGGATGCCGGCGAGCCGGGCCGCCTCCGGGTTGGAGCCGAGGGCGTACAACTCGCGTCCGCTGCCGAAGTGTTTGAGGTAGTAGGCGGTGGCGATCAGCACGGCCAGCGCGATCAGCGCGAGGTACGGCACGGCCCTCAGGCCGCCGGAGCCGAAGTCCACGAAGGAGCCGGGCAGGTCGGCCGCGGTGATCTGGCGGGAGCCGACCCAGATGGAGTCGATGCCGCGGATGATGTAGAGGGTGCCGAGGGTGACGACGAGCGCGGGGACCTGGCCGAGGCTGACGAGCAGGCCGTTGAGGAGTCCGGAGGCGACCCCGAGCAGCACGGCGAGCAGGACGGCGACGACCGGGGCACCGCCGCCGTGCAGCCAGGTGCCGGCGGCGAAGGCGCTGATGCCGAGGGTGGAGCCGACGGACAGGTCGACGTTGCGGGTGATGACGACCAGGGACTGGCCGGTGGCGACGAGCACCAGGATGGTCGCGTTCAGCAGCAGGTCCTTGATGCCCTGTTCGGACAGGAACTGGCTGTTGCCGAGCTGGGTGACGACGATCATCACCAGGAACACGGCGAGGATGGCGAGTTCGCGCATCCTGAAGACGCGGTCGACGAGCCGGGTCCCGCTCGATCGGGGTGCCTCGGCGGGCGGAGCGTGATCGGGTGCGGTGACCGTCATGCGGCGGTCCCCCCGGTGACTGTCCCTCCGGGGACTGCGGTCCCCCCGGTCGCTGCGGCCATCACGGTTTCCTCAGTTGCTCGGGAGCGGGGAAGTTCGGCGGTGATCCGGCCCTCGTGCATGACCAGCACGCGGTCGGCCATGCCGAGGATCTCGGGCAGGTCGGAGGAGATCATTAGGACGGCGACGCCGTCGGCGGCCAGCTCGCCGAGCAGCCGGTGCACCTCGGCCTTGGTGCCGACGTCGATGCCGCGCGTGGGCTCGTCGACGATCAGCACCTTGGGGCCGGTGGCGAGCCACTTGGCGAGGACGACCTTCTGCTGGTTGCCGCCGGACAGGGTGGCGACGGTGTCGGCGATCCGGGCGTACTTCACCTGGAGCCGCACGGCCCAGTCCAGGGAGCGGCTGCGCTCGGCGCCGCGGTCCATCAGGCCGGCCTTCACGGTGGTGCGCAGTCCGGTCAGGCCGATGTTCCGCTCGATGGACATGTCCATCACCAGGCCCTGGGCGCGCCGGTCCTCGGGGACGAGGGCGAGCCCCGCGGCCATCGCGGTGGACGGGGCGCCGTTGGTGAGCCGGCGGCCGTCGACCTCGACCTCGCCGGCGTCCCAGCGGTCGACGCCGAACACGGCCCGGGCGACCTCGGTGCGGCCGGCGCCGACCAGTCCGGCGAGGCCGACGATCTCGCCGCGGCGCACCTCGAAGGAGACGTCGGTGAAGACGCCCTCGCGGGTCAGCCGCCGGACGCTGAGCGCGACGTCACCGGCCTCGACCTGCTGTTTCGGATACAGCTCGGCGAGGTCGCGGCCGACCATGCGGCGCACCAGGTCGTCCTCGGTCATGCCGTCGACCGCCTCGCCGGCGATCCGGGCGCCGTCCCGCAGGGTGGTGACCCGTGCGCAGATCTGGAAGATCTCCTCCAGCCGGTGCGAGATGAACAGCACGGCGGCGCCCTGGTCGCGCAGGGTGCGGACGACGCCGAAGAGGCGGGCGACCTCGCTGCCGGTCAGGGCGGCCGTCGGTTCGTCCATGATCAGGACCCGGGCGTCGAAGGAGAGCGCCTTGGCGATCTCCACGATCTGCTGGTCGGCGATGGACAGCCCGCGGGCCGGGCGGTCGGGGTCGAGGTCGACGCCGAGCCGCTTCATCAGGGCGGCCGTCGCGGAGCGCGTGGCCTTGTGGTCGATCCTGCCGAGGGCGCGCCGGGGCTGACGGCCCATGAAGATGTTCTCGGCGATGGACAGATCGGGGAAGAGCGTCGGCTCCTGGTAGATCACGGCGATCCCGGCGTCGCGGGCGTCACCGGGTCCGTGGAAGACGACGGGCCGGCCGTCGAGCAGCACCTGTCCGGTGTCCGGGCGGTGCACCCCGGCCAGGGTCTTGATCAGGGTCGACTTGCCCGCGCCGTTCTCCCCGGCGAGGGCGTGCACCTCGCCGGGCAGCAGCTCCAGGGAGACGTCCCGCAGGGCCCGTACGGCGCCGAAGGACTTGGAGACGCCCTTCAGCGCGAGCACCGGTGCCGGTCCCGTGTCAGGCGGGTGGGTCATGGGGGCTCCTCGACGACACCCGCGGGTCCGCCCACGGCGCCGTGAAAGGTTTCAACTGGATTGCCGGGACCGTAGGCACCTGGGGCAGGGCACGTCAATGGGTCCGGATCGAAAAGTTTCGACGGCTGGAGGTCGGGGTGGCAGGGCTGCCCCATTGCCGACAGGCGAATCCGCCGGATCGCTTGACACGTCTCCGGACGGCTCGTAACTTGCGGCTTCTGAATCGTTTCACACCGTTCAGTCGTTCCGACCGACACCGTCAGGAGCCCGCACGTGACCGACCTCGCCGCGGTGAAGGCCGCGCTCAAGACCCAGGCCGTCGAGACGCCGTCGTGGGCGTACGGGAACTCGGGCACCCGGTTCAAGGTGTTCGCGCAGGCCGGTGTGCCGCGCGATCCGTTCGAGAAGCTCGACGACGCGGCGAGGGTGCACGAGTTCACCGGAGTGGCCCCGACCGTGGCCCTGCACATCCCGTGGGACACCGTCGAGGACTACGCGGAGCTGGCCACGTACGCGAAGGAGCGCGGGCTGCGGCTGGGCGCGGTCAACTCCAACACCTTCCAGGACGACGACTACCGGCTGGGCAGCATCTGCCATCCGGACGCGGCGGTGCGCCGCAAGGCGGTGGACCACCTGCTGGAGTGCGTCGGCATCATGGACGCGACCGGGTCCCGGGACCTGAAGCTGTGGTTCGCCGACGGCACCAACTACCCGGGGCAGGACGACGTACGGGCCCGGCAGGACCGGCTCACCGAGGGGCTGGCCGAGGTGTACGAGCGGCTCGGCGAGGGGCAGCGGATGCTGCTGGAGTACAAGCTCTTCGAGCCGGCGTTCTACACGACGGACGTACCGGACTGGGGAACGGCGTACGCGCACTGCCTGAAGCTGGGCCCGAAGGCGCGGGTGGTCGTCGACACCGGGCACCACGCGCCGGGCACGAACATCGAGTTCATCGTGGCGACACTGCTGCGGGAGGGGAAGCTCGGCGGGTTCGACTTCAACTCACGGTTCTACGCCGACGACGACCTGATGGTCGGGGCCGCCGACCCGTTCCAGCTGTTCCGGATCATGTACGAGGTCGTCCGCGGCGACGGGCTCACCTCGGACGTGGCGTTCATGCTCGACCAGTGCCACAACATCGAGGCGAAGATCCCGGCGATCATCCGCTCGGTGATGAATGTGCAGGAGGCAACGGCGAAGGCGCTGCTCGTGGACCGGGCCGCGCTGGCTGCTGCGCAGGGCTCGGGGGATGTTCTCGGGGCCAATGGGGTGCTGATGGACGCGTACGACACGGATGTGCGGCCGCTTCTTCGGGAGGTGCGGGAGGAGATGGGGCTGGCCCCGGACCCCCTGGCCGCGTATGCCCGGTCCGGGTGGGGCGAGAAGGTCGTCGCCGAGCGGGTTGGTGGCGAGCAGGCCGGGTGGGGGGCGTAGCGCGTCTGCCGGGTTTCTGTTGTTCGCGGGCTGCGGGCCGTATGTGGCCGGTCGCGCAGTTCCCCGCGCCCCTGAAGGGGCGCTGCCTCTCCCCCCATTCACAAAGGACTGGAAGACATGGCATCCCACCCGTCAGCTGCCGATCTGCTCGCCCGGGCTCATCGGCTCGGCTCCGATCCCCGGAACACCAACTACGCCGGTGGCAACGCGTCCGCGAAAGGCACCGCGACCGATCCCGTCACCGGGGGTGATGTGGAGCTGATGTGGGTCAAGGGGTCCGGCGGGGATCTCGGGACGCTCACGGGGGCGGGGCTGGCCGTACTGCGGCTGGACCGGCTGCGGGCGCTCAAGGACGTGTACCCGGGGGTGGAGCGCGAGGACGAGATGGTGGCCGCCTTCGACTACTGCCTGCACGGGAAGGGCGGGGCCGCGCCGTCCATCGACACCGCCATGCACGGGCTCGTCGACGCCGCGCACGTGGACCACCTGCATCCCGACTCGGGGATCGCGCTCGCCTGCGCGGCCGACGGGGAGAAGCTGACCGCCGAGTGCTTCGGGGACAGCGTGGTGTGGGTGCCGTGGCGGCGGCCGGGCTTCCAACTGGGCCTGGACATCGCCGCCGTGAAGGAGGCCAACCCGCGGGCCGTCGGGTGCGTCCTCGGCGGACACGGCATCACAGCCTGGGGCGACAGCTCCGAGGAGTGCGAGCGGAACTCGCTGTACATCATCCGCACCGCCGAGGCGTTCCTGGCCGAACGGGGGAAGCCGGAGCCCTTCGGGCCGGTGCTCGAGAGTTACGAGGCGCTGCCCGAGGCGGACCGGCGGGAGCGGGCGGCGGCCCTCGCGCCGTACGCACGGGCCGTCGCCTCGCAGGACCGGCCGCAGGTCGGGCACTTCACCGACTCCGACGCGGTGCTGGACTTCCTCGCCCGCGCGGAACACCCGCGGCTCGCCGCGCTCGGCACGTCCTGCCCGGACCACTTTCTTCGGACCAAGGTACGACCGCTGGTGCTCGACCTGCCACCGACGGCGCCCCTGGAGGACGCGGTCGCCCGGCTGAGGGAACTGCACACCGCGTACCGGGAGGCGTACGCCGCCTACCACGCACAGCACGCGCTGCCGGACTCCCCTCCCCTGCGCGGGGCCGACCCGGCGATCGTGCTCGTGCCCGGCGTCGGCATGTTCTCCTTCGGCAAGGACAAGCAGACCGCCCGGGTGGCCGGGGAGTTCTACGTCAACGCGATCAACGTCATGCGGGGCGCGGAGGCGGTGTCTACCTACGCGCCGATCGAGGAGGCCGAGAAGTTCCGCATCGAGTACTGGGCGCTGGAGGAGGCCAAGCTCCGGCGCATGCCGGAACCGAAGCCGCTGGCCACGCGGGTGGCGCTGGTGACGGGCGCCGGGAGCGGGATCGGCAAGGCCGTCGCGCGCCGGCTGGCCGCCGAGGGCGCCTGTGTCGTCGTAGCCGACCTGAACGGGGAGAACGCGCGGACCGTCGCCGGGGAGCTGGGCGGCCCGGACAAGGCCGTCGCCGTCACCGTCGACGTGACCGACGAGGAGCAGATCGCCGAGGCCTTCCGGGCGGCCGTGCTCGCGTTCGGCGGGGTGGACCTGGTGGTGAACAACGCCGGGATCTCCGTCTCCAAGCCGCTGCTGGAGACGTCCGCGAAGGACTGGGACCTCCAGCACGACATCATGGCCCGGGGCTCGTTCCTGGTGTCGCGGGAAGCGGCACGGGTGATGATCGCCCAGGGGCTCGGCGGTGACCTCGTGTACATCGTCTCGAAGAACGCGGTGTTCGCCGGCCCGGACAACATCGCCTACTCGGCGACGAAGGCCGACCAGGCCCACCAGGTGCGGCTGCTCGCCGCCGAGTTGGGCGAGCACGGGATCCGGGTGAACGGCGTCAACCCCGACGGGGTGGTGCGCGGCTCCGGGATCTTCGCGGGCGGCTGGGGGGCACAGCGGGCCGCGGTGTACGGGGTGCCGGAGGAAGAGCTGGGCGAGTTCTACGCCAGGCGGACCCTGCTCAAGCGGGAGGTGCTGCCCGAGCACGTGGCCAACGCGGTGTTCGCGCTGACGGGCGGAGAGCTCACCCACACCACCGGGCTGCACGTCCCGGTCGACGCGGGCGTGGCGGCCGCCTTCCTGCGATGAGCGGGAGCGAACGGTCGTACGCCGCCGTGGACTTGGGGGCTTCGAGTGGGCGGGTGATGGTCGGCCGGGTCGGGTACGGCGCGCTGGAGCTGAGCGAGGCGCACCGGTTCCCCAACCGGCCGGTCCGGGTGGCGGAGGGGCTGCGCTGGGACGTGCTCGCGCTGTACGCCGGGGTGCTGGACGGGCTGCGGGCGGCGGGGCGGGTCGACTCCGTCGGAATCGACAGCTGGGCCGTCGACCACGGTCTGCTGGACGCGGACGGGGCCCTGCTGGGCAACCCGGCGCACTATCGCGACGCCCGCACGGAGGGGGTCGCCGAGACGGTGTGGGCGACCGTGCCGGCCGAGGAGCTGTACGCGGCGACCGGGGTGCAGTACGCCCCGTTCAACACCCTGTACCAGCTGGTCGCCGCCCGCTCCTCGGCCCAGTTCGCCCAGGCCCGGCGGCTGTTGCTGATCCCGGACCTGCTGACGTACTGGCTGACCGGCGAGCAGGGCACCGAGCTGACCAACGCCTCCACCACCCAGCTGGTCGACCCCCGCACGGGCGACTGGGCGTACGGCCTCGCCGAGCGCCTGGGCATCGACCTCGGCCTGTTCGCGCCGCTGCGCCGGCCGGGCGATCCGGCGGGGCTGCTGCGGTCCCGGGTGCTGGAGGAGACGGGGCTGGACGGGCCGGTGCCGGTGACCGCGGTCGGCTCGCACGACACCGCGTCGGCGGTCGCCGCGGTACCGGCGGCCGGCGAGCGCTTCGCCTACATCTGCACCGGCACCTGGTCGCTGGCCGGCCTGGAGCTGGCCGCTCCGGTGCTCACCGAGGAGAGCCGCGCCGCGAACTTCACCAACGAGCTGGGGCTCGACGGCACCGTGCGCTATCTGCGCAACATCATGGGGCTGTGGCTGCTCCAGGAGTGCCGGCGCGCCTGGGGCGAGCCGGACCTGGGGCTGCTGCTCCGGGAGGCCGCGGGGGTGCCGGGCCTGCGCTCGGTGGTGGACGCCAGCGACGCGGCGTTCCTCGCACCGGGACGGATGCCGGAGCGGATCGCCGAGGCGTGCCGGGCCTCGGGGCAGCCGGTGCCCGGCACGCGGGGCGAGGTCACCCGGTGCATCCTCGACTCGCTGGCGCTCGCCCACCGACGGGCCGTGGCCGACGCCCAGCGGCTCGCCGACCACGCCGTGGACGTGGTGTACGTCGTCGGCGGCGGCACCCGCAACGCGCTGCTGTGCCAGCTGACCGCCGACGCCTGCGGGCTGCCGGTGGTGGCCGGCGCGACGGAGGCGGCCGCGCTCGGCAACGTGCTGGTGCAGGCCCGCACCCACGGCCTGGTGGGCGACCTCGCCGACATGCGCCGGCTGCTCGTCCGCACCCAGCCGCTGACCCGGTACACCCCGCGCGGCGACACCGGCCGCTGGCGGGAGGCGGAGGCCCGGCTCGCCGTGCGGTGAGCGGTGATCGGCTCGCCCGGGGCTGTGAGCGGCGGCCCCGGCTCGCCACTCGGTGACCGGCTTCGCCCTGCGGAGAGCGGTCGCCCGGGCGCGCCACGCGATCACCGGTGACCGGCTCGCCACGCGGAGCTGCGGCCGGCTCGCCACGCGGTGCGCCGTCGCCCTGGCGCGCCACGCGGTGGGTGGCGCCCTCCCCCACTGCCCCCTTCGCCCCATACCCTGCACTCGTCCGCCGACCGACCCCGAGGAGCCGCGATGCGTGTCGCCCTGTTCCTGACCTGTGTCAACGACACGCTCTATCCGGACACCGGGCGGGCCGTGGTGAGGCTGCTGACCCGGCTGGGCGTCGAGGTGGACTTCCCGATGGCGCAGACGTGCTGCGGTCAGGCGCACTACAACACCGGCTACCGGCACGGGACCGAGCCGCTGGCCCGGCACTTCGCCGAGGTGTTCGGGGAGTACGAGGCGATCGTGACCCCGTCGGGGTCGTGCGGGGCGATGGTGCGGGAGCTGTATCCCCGGCTCGGCGAGCGGGCGCGGGCCGAGGGGCGGGGCGAGTCGCTCGCGCGGACCCTGGCGCCGGTGGTGCCGAAGACGTACGAGCTGACGGAGTTCCTGGTGGACGTCCTGGGGGTGACGGACGTCGGCGCGTACTACCCGCACCGGGTCACCTACCACCCGACCTGCCACGGTCTGCGCGGCCTGGGTCTCGGTGACCGGCCCCGCCGGCTCCTGGAGGCCGTGAAGGGGCTGGAACTGGTCGAGCTCCCGGGGGCGGAGGAGTGCTGCGGCTTCGGAGG
Coding sequences within it:
- a CDS encoding PIG-L deacetylase family protein, producing the protein MTEPVSTQLKSLPDDWQRALAVVAHPDDLEYGCAAAVAAWTDAGREVSYVLATRGEAGIDTLDPATCGPLREREQRASAAVVGVTSVEFLDHRDGVVEYGPALRRDIAAAIRRHRPELVITLNHRDTWGGVYWNTPDHVAVGRATLDAAADAGNRWIFPELIEQGLDPWDGVRRVAVAGSSTPTHAVDATPGLERAVRSLLEHRTYIEALTDQDPETYAREFLTGNATAAGERFGGTPAVTFEVFGR
- a CDS encoding LacI family DNA-binding transcriptional regulator, which produces MAQSVGIKDVARAAGVSVGTVSNVINRPDTVAGETRARVLAAIDRLGYVRSESARQLRAGRSRIMGLLVLDMGNPFFVDVARGAERAARAAGLGVMVCNSAQNAAEEAEYLALFAEQRVRGVLLTPADATGRNIDAFRRHDIPFVLVDRVAEGTTECSVSVDDVTGGALAVRHLVDAGHRSLAYVSGPPGLNQVRDRRTGALQALAEAGLGPGALRELPTERLDVAAGRDAGARLLGLADRPTAVFCANDLLALGVLQALYAAGVVVPDDLAIVGYDDIEFAAAAAVPLTSVRQPAVTMGSLAAELLLEETEQGEGTQPHEHRRVVLQPELVVRRSSLTAR
- the rhaS gene encoding rhamnose ABC transporter substrate-binding protein yields the protein MRTAFRRRTCFCLLAVTSLALSACGGTTKSDVKDDGGAAVSAGKADPNAAIKKGLTVGFLPKQVNNPYFTTADRGGQKALAELGESYKEVGPSSATDTSGQVSYVNTLTQQQVDAMAVSAQDPGALCTALKQAMKNGIKVVTYDSDTNPGCRNAFVSQASAEDLGRTEVRLMAEQIGYKGEIAILSAAQTATNQNTWIGYMKDELKDPKYKNVKLVKIAYGNDDAQASFQQTQGLLQEHPDLKGIISPTTVGIKAAAQYLSGSKYKGKVKLTGLGTPNDMRKYVKNGTVDAFELWDPAKLGDLAARTAVALASGQITGKEGETFQAGSTSYTLGKDGAVNLGKPTVFDARNIDQFDF
- a CDS encoding ABC transporter permease, translating into MPESLTRAIRWDTVVGALLIVLLLLSFGFVDGFGNALNLSFLLGNTLPIALIALPMTLLVVAGEIDLSVASTAGLSGAVMGRLWNAGLAIETITPLCLLLGICCGLVNGLLVTRLGLPSLAVTIGTLAAYRGIAQIVLGSDAVTDFPTRYLDFAAGRLGDTFLPQAFLPFLVLLAVAVVVLHATPFGRSLFAVGASEEAARFAGIRVRRTKLLLFVATGFTSALTGVFWALHYASARYDNATGLELSVVAAVLLGGIDFDGGKGTLGGAVAGVFLLGASQNVMSLLNVSAQSQIVVTGVLLVVSVLGPRVARQVALARAFGSAG
- a CDS encoding ABC transporter permease, yielding MTVTAPDHAPPAEAPRSSGTRLVDRVFRMRELAILAVFLVMIVVTQLGNSQFLSEQGIKDLLLNATILVLVATGQSLVVITRNVDLSVGSTLGISAFAAGTWLHGGGAPVVAVLLAVLLGVASGLLNGLLVSLGQVPALVVTLGTLYIIRGIDSIWVGSRQITAADLPGSFVDFGSGGLRAVPYLALIALAVLIATAYYLKHFGSGRELYALGSNPEAARLAGIPVRKRILAAYTFCGGLAGLAGALYLARFGNVDSGTGNGYELTVVSAVVVGGVVFTGGSGSVYGAALGALLLTSVNSVLPALGVSSVWVLAINGILLLLAILADRIVVLRVAQALKKRNARHA
- a CDS encoding sugar ABC transporter ATP-binding protein, producing the protein MTHPPDTGPAPVLALKGVSKSFGAVRALRDVSLELLPGEVHALAGENGAGKSTLIKTLAGVHRPDTGQVLLDGRPVVFHGPGDARDAGIAVIYQEPTLFPDLSIAENIFMGRQPRRALGRIDHKATRSATAALMKRLGVDLDPDRPARGLSIADQQIVEIAKALSFDARVLIMDEPTAALTGSEVARLFGVVRTLRDQGAAVLFISHRLEEIFQICARVTTLRDGARIAGEAVDGMTEDDLVRRMVGRDLAELYPKQQVEAGDVALSVRRLTREGVFTDVSFEVRRGEIVGLAGLVGAGRTEVARAVFGVDRWDAGEVEVDGRRLTNGAPSTAMAAGLALVPEDRRAQGLVMDMSIERNIGLTGLRTTVKAGLMDRGAERSRSLDWAVRLQVKYARIADTVATLSGGNQQKVVLAKWLATGPKVLIVDEPTRGIDVGTKAEVHRLLGELAADGVAVLMISSDLPEILGMADRVLVMHEGRITAELPRSRATEETVMAAATGGTAVPGGTVTGGTAA
- the rhaI gene encoding L-rhamnose isomerase, giving the protein MTDLAAVKAALKTQAVETPSWAYGNSGTRFKVFAQAGVPRDPFEKLDDAARVHEFTGVAPTVALHIPWDTVEDYAELATYAKERGLRLGAVNSNTFQDDDYRLGSICHPDAAVRRKAVDHLLECVGIMDATGSRDLKLWFADGTNYPGQDDVRARQDRLTEGLAEVYERLGEGQRMLLEYKLFEPAFYTTDVPDWGTAYAHCLKLGPKARVVVDTGHHAPGTNIEFIVATLLREGKLGGFDFNSRFYADDDLMVGAADPFQLFRIMYEVVRGDGLTSDVAFMLDQCHNIEAKIPAIIRSVMNVQEATAKALLVDRAALAAAQGSGDVLGANGVLMDAYDTDVRPLLREVREEMGLAPDPLAAYARSGWGEKVVAERVGGEQAGWGA